The following are encoded in a window of Streptomyces sp. Go-475 genomic DNA:
- a CDS encoding VWA domain-containing protein, producing the protein MANFSKSNVPQFSVDVYQNEYLPEGAGEVNAIVTVTATGGGTIGSAVAAPHLYSPGQGPSAAMALMVDCSGSMDYPPTKMRNARDATAAAIDTLRDGVHFAVIGGTHEAKEVYPGGGRLAVADATTRDQAKRALRSLSAGGGTAIGTWLKLADRLLSSADVAIRHGILLTDGRNEHESPQDLKAALDACAGRFTCDARGVGTDWEVKEVTGIASALLGTADIVADPAGLAADFTRMMETAMGKEVADVSLRLWTPVDTTVKFVKQVAPTVEELTDRRTEAGPRAGDYPLGSWGDESRDYHVCVEVPAANIGQEMLAARISLVIPQPDGSVQNLGAQGLVRAVWTDDMVASTSINPQVAHYTGQAELAQVIQQGLDLRKSGDMDGATAKLGRAVQLASASGNADTAKLLAKVVDVVDAATGTVRLKAKVEEADEMTLETRSTKTVRVKK; encoded by the coding sequence ATGGCGAATTTCTCGAAGTCGAACGTGCCCCAGTTCTCGGTGGACGTGTACCAGAACGAGTACCTGCCGGAGGGCGCCGGCGAGGTCAACGCCATCGTCACGGTGACGGCGACCGGCGGCGGCACGATCGGCAGCGCGGTCGCGGCGCCCCACCTCTACTCGCCCGGCCAGGGCCCGTCCGCGGCCATGGCGCTCATGGTCGACTGCTCGGGGTCGATGGACTACCCGCCGACCAAGATGCGCAACGCCCGGGACGCCACGGCCGCGGCGATCGACACGCTGCGCGACGGCGTCCACTTCGCGGTGATCGGCGGAACGCACGAGGCCAAGGAGGTCTACCCCGGCGGCGGACGCCTCGCGGTCGCCGACGCCACCACCCGCGACCAGGCCAAGCGGGCGCTGCGTTCGCTCAGTGCGGGCGGCGGCACGGCCATCGGCACCTGGCTGAAACTGGCCGACCGCCTGCTGTCCTCCGCGGACGTCGCCATCCGGCACGGCATCCTGCTCACCGACGGCCGCAACGAGCACGAGTCGCCCCAGGACCTGAAGGCCGCGCTCGACGCGTGCGCCGGGCGCTTCACGTGCGACGCGCGCGGTGTGGGCACCGACTGGGAAGTGAAAGAAGTCACAGGGATCGCCTCCGCCCTGCTCGGCACGGCCGACATCGTCGCCGATCCGGCCGGGCTCGCCGCCGACTTCACGCGGATGATGGAGACGGCGATGGGCAAGGAGGTCGCGGACGTCTCACTGCGGCTGTGGACCCCCGTCGACACGACGGTGAAGTTCGTCAAGCAGGTCGCGCCCACGGTCGAGGAACTGACCGACCGGCGCACCGAGGCGGGCCCCCGGGCGGGCGACTACCCCCTTGGTTCCTGGGGCGACGAGTCCCGTGACTACCACGTCTGCGTGGAGGTCCCGGCCGCGAACATCGGCCAGGAGATGCTGGCGGCCCGGATCTCGCTGGTCATTCCGCAGCCCGACGGCAGCGTCCAGAACCTCGGGGCGCAGGGCCTGGTGCGGGCCGTGTGGACGGACGACATGGTCGCCTCGACGTCGATCAACCCTCAGGTCGCCCACTACACCGGCCAGGCCGAACTGGCACAAGTCATCCAACAAGGGCTGGATCTCCGCAAGTCGGGAGATATGGACGGAGCAACGGCCAAACTGGGCAGGGCCGTTCAGCTCGCGAGTGCGTCGGGGAACGCCGATACTGCGAAACTGCTTGCGAAGGTGGTGGACGTGGTCGATGCCGCGACCGGTACTGTGCGACTGAAGGCGAAGGTCGAGGAGGCCGACGAGATGACGCTCGAGACCCGGTCCACCAAGACTGTTCGCGTGAAGAAGTGA